In Populus nigra chromosome 1, ddPopNigr1.1, whole genome shotgun sequence, one genomic interval encodes:
- the LOC133667984 gene encoding aspartic proteinase A1-like encodes MGTILKPVAAATIFLCFLLLPMISSALSPPNDGLIRIGLKKRKYERNNRLAAKLESKEGESIKKYHLLRNLGGDAEDTDIVSLKNYMDAQYFGEIGIGTPPQKFTVIFDTGSSNLWVPSSKCYFSVACYFHSKYKSSHSRTYKENGKSAEIHYGTGAISGFFSQDHVKVGDLVVKNQEFIEATREPSVTFLVAKFDGILGLGFQEISVGKAVPVWYNMVDQGLVKEPVFSFWFNRNVDEKEGGEIVFGGVDPAHYKGEHTYVPVTQKGYWQFDMGDVLIGGQTSGFCASGCAAIADSGTSLLAGPTTIITEVNHAIGATGVVSQECKAVVAQYGDTIMEMLLAKDQPQKICSQIGLCTFDGTRGVSMGIESVVNENAQKASDGFHDAMCSTCEMAVVWMQNQLKQNQTQERILDYVNELCERLPSPMGESAVDCDGLSSMPNVSFTIGGRVFDLSPEQYVLKVGEGDVAQCISGFTALDVPPPRGPLWILGDVFMGRFHTVFDYGNMRVGFAEAT; translated from the exons ATGGGAACGATATTGAAACCAGTCGCAGCAGCGACGATTTTCCTATGCTTTCTTCTGTTGCCTATGATTTCCTCTGCGCTTTCGCCGCCGAATGATGGGTTGATTAGAATCGGACTGAagaagaggaaatatgaacGGAACAACCGATTGGCTGCCAAGCTTGAGTCCAAGGAAGGAGAGTCTATTAAAAAGTACCATCTTCTTAGGAATTTAGGAGGAGATGCAGAGGATACTGATATTGTTTCGCTAAAGAATTACATGGATGCTCAGTACTTTGGGGAGATTGGTATTGGGACTCCCCCACAAAAGTTCACTGTAATATTTGACACTGGGAGTTCTAATCTCTGGGTTCCTTCTTCCAAGTGCTATTTCTCT GTTGCTTGTTATTTCCACTCCAAGTACAAGTCAAGCCATTCGCGCACCTACAAGGAAAatg GAAAATCAGCAGAGATCCACTATGGAACTGGAGCTATTTCTGGCTTCTTTAGCCAAGACCATGTAAAAGTTGGTGATCTCGTGGTTAAGAATCAG GAATTTATTGAAGCTACCAGGGAGCCCAGCGTCACCTTTCTGGTGGCTAAGTTTGATGGCATTCTTGGACTTGGATTTCAAGAAATTTCGGTTGGAAAGGCTGTACCTGTGTG GTACAACATGGTTGATCAGGGTCTTGTTAAAGAGCCAGTTTTTTCATTCTGGTTTAACCGCAATGTTGATGAAAAAGAAGGGGGTGAAATTGTTTTTGGTGGGGTAGATCCTGCTCATTACAAGGGTGAGCACACATATGTCCCTGTGACGCAGAAAGGATATTGGCAG TTTGACATGGGTGATGTCTTGATTGGTGGTCAAACTTCTG GATTTTGTGCCAGTGGCTGTGCAGCAATTGCTGATTCTGGAACCTCTTTGTTAGCTGGTCCTACG ACTATTATTACTGAAGTGAACCATGCAATTGGAGCCACTGGAGTTGTTAGTCAAGAGTGCAAGGCAGTTGTTGCTCAATATGGAGACACCATAATGGAGATGCTTTTAGCAAAG GACCAACCGCAAAAAATTTGCTCACAAATTGGTTTGTGCACATTTGACGGGACACGAGGTGTAAG TATGGGCATTGAGAGTGTAGTGAATGAGAATGCTCAGAAGGCATCAGATggttttcatgatgcaatgtgCTCTACTTGTGAGATGGCTGTTGTGTGGATGCAGAACCAACTTAAGCAGAATCAAACACAAGAGCGCATTCTTGACTATGTCAATGAG CTATGTGAACGACTGCCCAGTCCTATGGGAGAATCAGCTGTTGATTGCGATGGTTTGTCTTCCATGCCTAATGTTTCATTTACAATTGGTGGAAGGGTTTTTGACCTTAGCCCTGAGCAG TATGTCCTCAAAGTTGGCGAGGGAGATGTAGCTCAATGCATTAGTGGATTCACAGCACTGGATGTACCACCACCTCGCGGTCCTCTCTG GATCTTGGGTGATGTCTTTATGGGTCGCTTCCACACAGTATTCGATTATGGCAATATGAGAGTTGGATTTGCTGAAGCTACTTAG